One Bacteroidota bacterium genomic region harbors:
- the dnaX gene encoding DNA polymerase III subunit gamma/tau — protein MSAYQVAARKYRPQRFQEVVGQPHVTAILRKAVQSGRVAHAYLFSGPRGVGKTSVARILAKAVNCSHRSPEGEPCNACPSCLDVVSGRSLNIIEIDAASNNSVEDVRLLREQVRIPPQYGPYKVYIVDEVHMLSNAAFNALLKTLEEPPPYVLFIFATTEPQKVLPTILSRCQRFGFRRIGTADIVDHLRAVCAQEGVEADDKVLHLIARRSEGSLRDALSLLDQSISLCGAQLQYDELVQALGVVHAEYFFRATDLVRKRDVAEAFGLVDELFQHGVDPTEFLQGLAEHLRHVLVARIMGGDTRLIEASEADRARYAELARELREADLYRMLRIVSDTEQTLKGHPQPRLKLEWALVRLASLERTVELEELIARIDKLERRLTGTPRGAAPSSSDASSPLPAPEPRSTPKPSATAPDPATPEPIRPPFGPPALGAKAFPSPPDPPPPMEGNAARKIEAPATPAQPNVEALQQAWSDFVRHVRSHSVRLAALLSACRPYRITERHLEVLTPDPFHQKTLSEQRLSLRRHLEAFFGLAYGLHFILPENAETVDVHPSVVPPDPLEEFRRLQEQYPALRRLLERFGAEPIW, from the coding sequence ATGAGCGCATATCAAGTCGCAGCCCGCAAGTATCGCCCTCAGCGGTTCCAGGAAGTCGTAGGGCAACCCCATGTGACCGCAATCCTTCGGAAAGCCGTCCAAAGCGGCCGTGTGGCGCACGCCTATCTGTTCAGCGGACCGCGTGGGGTGGGGAAAACAAGCGTGGCCCGCATCCTGGCCAAGGCCGTCAACTGCTCTCATCGGAGCCCGGAGGGGGAACCCTGCAACGCATGCCCTTCCTGCCTGGATGTAGTCTCGGGACGCAGCCTGAACATTATCGAAATCGATGCGGCCTCCAATAACTCCGTAGAAGACGTGCGCCTGTTGCGCGAACAAGTGCGCATCCCCCCCCAATACGGTCCCTACAAGGTTTACATCGTCGATGAAGTGCACATGCTTTCGAATGCGGCCTTTAACGCGCTGCTCAAAACGCTAGAAGAGCCGCCTCCGTATGTGCTGTTCATATTTGCGACAACCGAACCGCAGAAAGTGCTGCCCACGATTCTGTCGCGCTGTCAGCGCTTTGGTTTTCGCCGCATCGGCACGGCCGACATCGTGGACCATCTCAGGGCGGTATGCGCGCAAGAAGGCGTTGAGGCGGACGACAAAGTCCTGCACCTGATCGCACGCCGCAGCGAAGGCTCTCTGCGCGACGCTTTAAGTTTGCTCGATCAATCCATAAGCCTCTGCGGAGCCCAGTTGCAATACGACGAGCTAGTCCAGGCTCTGGGGGTGGTGCATGCGGAATACTTTTTCCGGGCCACCGATCTAGTGCGAAAGCGGGACGTGGCCGAGGCCTTTGGCCTGGTGGATGAGCTGTTTCAGCACGGTGTAGATCCGACGGAGTTCCTGCAGGGGCTAGCTGAACACCTGCGGCATGTGCTCGTAGCCCGCATAATGGGGGGAGATACGAGGCTTATTGAGGCCTCTGAGGCGGACCGGGCCCGTTATGCGGAGCTAGCCCGCGAGCTACGGGAGGCCGATCTATACCGGATGCTCCGCATCGTATCCGATACGGAGCAAACCCTCAAGGGCCATCCGCAGCCCCGGCTTAAACTGGAGTGGGCCCTGGTGCGGCTGGCCTCCCTAGAACGTACGGTGGAACTAGAAGAGCTCATCGCGCGCATAGACAAACTGGAACGGCGCCTAACCGGAACGCCGCGCGGAGCAGCCCCTTCTTCCTCGGATGCCTCTTCCCCCCTCCCTGCGCCGGAACCTCGCTCTACTCCTAAACCATCCGCTACGGCCCCGGATCCGGCGACGCCAGAACCCATTCGCCCTCCCTTCGGCCCTCCCGCCCTAGGTGCCAAGGCCTTTCCCTCCCCCCCTGATCCGCCCCCACCCATGGAGGGTAACGCAGCCCGCAAAATCGAGGCCCCAGCGACGCCGGCGCAGCCGAACGTGGAGGCGCTCCAGCAGGCCTGGAGTGATTTTGTGCGCCACGTGCGTTCGCATTCCGTGCGACTGGCCGCGTTACTGAGCGCCTGTCGCCCTTATCGTATCACAGAGCGACATTTGGAGGTGCTCACCCCAGATCCCTTTCATCAGAAAACGCTCTCCGAACAGCGCTTGTCGCTGCGCCGACATCTGGAGGCCTTTTTCGGATTGGCGTATGGCCTGCACTTTATTCTTCCTGAAAACGCCGAGACCGTTGACGTGCATCCGAGCGTTGTGCCGCCGGACCCCCTAGAGGAGTTTCGTCGACTGCAGGAACAATATCCCGCCCTGAGGCGCTTGCTAGAACGCTTCGGGGCGGAACCCATTTGGTAA
- a CDS encoding YbaB/EbfC family nucleoid-associated protein has translation MLNLADLFGKLQELQQRVATLEAELERKTTSVEVGGGLVQITASASGRIVRIQIEPSALNLEEREVLEDLLVAGVNKALEEARRLAQEEMSRITAGLLPPGFRLPGW, from the coding sequence ATGCTGAACCTCGCTGACCTGTTCGGCAAACTCCAGGAGCTGCAACAACGCGTTGCCACGCTGGAGGCGGAATTAGAACGCAAAACCACCTCTGTCGAAGTCGGAGGTGGGCTTGTGCAGATCACGGCCTCCGCTTCGGGTCGGATCGTGCGCATCCAGATTGAGCCCAGCGCCCTGAACCTTGAAGAGCGAGAGGTGCTAGAGGACCTGCTCGTTGCCGGCGTAAACAAGGCCCTAGAGGAGGCCCGCCGGCTAGCACAAGAGGAAATGAGCCGGATTACGGCCGGCTTGTTGCCCCCTGGATTTAGGCTTCCTGGCTGGTGA
- a CDS encoding YfiM family protein gives MRIRIALALGLLLAGMQAKAAAPDSNHRATQVRFERRALLGLGTGVAFLLSHLWHTQVWWPDSLRGPWQIRIEGPYALHLDKLGHFYAASVLSDTYWRALQWAGFSADRSALYSAVLVTLFAAYIEFFDGYGRTYGADPIDWLFGALGAWWAALRSRHPGLQAVALKWSYWPSAGFKHAFVDDYEGHNYWLVFYPHRLGLGPPWPRWLGIALGVGGKHLRSGDRPTPEDRRRRYLEWMFALDYDLAHLARSPWGFLLRLLEPIHGPAPTLRLRPGFRPWVGLLWVSTRR, from the coding sequence ATGCGCATACGAATCGCTCTTGCGCTGGGCCTGCTGCTGGCGGGCATGCAAGCGAAAGCGGCCGCGCCGGATTCCAATCACCGGGCCACGCAGGTGCGCTTTGAGCGGCGCGCCCTATTGGGCCTCGGCACGGGTGTGGCCTTCCTGCTTAGCCACTTGTGGCATACGCAAGTTTGGTGGCCGGACTCCCTGCGCGGACCTTGGCAGATCCGCATCGAGGGCCCCTATGCCTTGCACCTGGACAAACTGGGGCATTTCTACGCGGCCTCGGTGCTCTCGGATACCTACTGGAGGGCGCTGCAATGGGCGGGGTTTTCGGCTGACCGTTCGGCCCTTTACAGCGCCGTTTTGGTTACGCTCTTTGCCGCCTACATCGAATTTTTCGATGGCTATGGGCGGACTTACGGGGCGGATCCCATAGACTGGCTCTTTGGCGCGCTCGGGGCGTGGTGGGCTGCGTTAAGGTCCCGTCATCCCGGCCTTCAGGCGGTGGCCCTGAAGTGGAGCTACTGGCCCTCAGCGGGATTTAAACACGCTTTCGTGGATGACTACGAGGGGCATAACTATTGGCTCGTCTTTTACCCGCATCGACTTGGGCTGGGCCCACCCTGGCCGCGGTGGCTCGGGATCGCCCTGGGCGTGGGAGGAAAGCATCTGCGCTCTGGGGACCGTCCGACACCGGAGGACCGCAGGCGCCGTTACCTGGAATGGATGTTCGCCCTGGACTATGATTTGGCTCATTTAGCTCGATCCCCATGGGGTTTTCTTTTGCGGCTTTTGGAGCCGATACACGGGCCCGCGCCAACCCTTCGCCTTCGGCCGGGGTTCCGACCTTGGGTGGGGCTGTTGTGGGTCTCGACGCGCCGATGA
- a CDS encoding UpxY family transcription antiterminator codes for MEEVLSGSGSSLRWYAIYTRANAEKCVFARLVERRIEAYLPLLRQRRQWKDRKKWVDVPVFRNYVFVRITLRECLAVLQVEGVVQFVRFGGEPTPIPDHEIEAVRRILTYEPERVEVLGETLVPGDPVRVVAGPLRGIVGRYVMRKGGGRLVVYIEHLCQGLAIEVPAAQVERLPMGAPLCAAGGVR; via the coding sequence GTGGAGGAGGTGTTGTCGGGCTCGGGCTCATCACTTCGGTGGTATGCCATCTACACACGAGCTAACGCGGAGAAGTGCGTTTTTGCGCGGCTCGTGGAGCGGCGTATTGAAGCCTATCTACCGCTGTTGCGGCAGCGACGCCAATGGAAAGACCGGAAGAAATGGGTAGACGTACCTGTCTTTCGCAACTACGTCTTTGTCCGCATCACGCTTCGGGAATGTCTGGCTGTGCTACAGGTAGAGGGGGTGGTGCAGTTTGTGCGCTTCGGAGGGGAGCCTACGCCGATTCCGGATCACGAAATCGAGGCCGTGCGCCGCATACTCACCTACGAACCCGAACGGGTTGAGGTACTCGGCGAGACCCTGGTTCCGGGGGATCCGGTCCGCGTCGTAGCCGGTCCCCTCAGAGGCATAGTGGGACGATACGTGATGCGCAAAGGTGGGGGCCGTCTGGTGGTCTACATCGAGCACCTCTGCCAGGGCTTGGCGATCGAAGTGCCGGCCGCACAGGTGGAGCGGTTGCCGATGGGTGCCCCCCTGTGCGCAGCAGGCGGCGTGCGTTAG
- the hflX gene encoding GTPase HflX, whose product MRQTWHTAPHQAAGLEPSRPTRERALLVGIVTPQVPRQKAQEYLDELALLADTAGAEVVGRLWQERRTIDPAFFIGRGKVAQLRQWVLESGAHLVIFDEDLSPVQSRNLEREIGVKVIDRTGLILDIFASRARTAEAKLQVELAQLEYLLPRLTGQWTHLERQAGGIGTRGPGETQLETDRRLVKRRIATLRRKLAEIEQQRRTQRKGRSEEIRISLVGYTNAGKSTLMNLLSGARVLTEDRLFATLDTTVRQVYLAPNRRILLSDTVGFIRKLPAHLVASFKSTLDEVREADMLLHVADASHPQLEEQIRVVEKTLQEIGAAGKPVVLVLNKIDRIEDRSRVLALRREFPDAVLLSALRGIGLMELRGRLLGLVESGYEEREVRIPASEARTLAYLHRTAEILEQNVEGPDWIRLRLRVDPKRAGALERALRSWNGREPISVDFLQA is encoded by the coding sequence ATGAGGCAGACTTGGCACACAGCCCCCCACCAGGCCGCGGGCTTAGAACCCTCGAGGCCGACTCGGGAGCGCGCCCTCCTGGTGGGCATCGTTACCCCTCAAGTGCCCCGACAGAAGGCACAAGAATACCTAGATGAGCTGGCCCTCTTGGCCGACACGGCCGGAGCTGAGGTCGTAGGGCGCCTCTGGCAGGAACGCCGCACGATAGATCCCGCCTTCTTTATTGGGCGCGGCAAAGTCGCACAGCTTCGGCAGTGGGTCTTGGAGTCCGGGGCCCATCTGGTGATCTTCGATGAGGATCTGTCTCCGGTTCAGAGCCGCAACCTGGAGCGGGAAATAGGCGTGAAGGTAATCGACCGCACGGGGCTTATTCTGGATATTTTCGCTTCGCGCGCCCGTACGGCCGAAGCCAAATTGCAGGTGGAGTTAGCGCAACTGGAGTACTTGTTACCGCGCCTTACCGGACAGTGGACGCACCTGGAGCGGCAAGCCGGCGGCATCGGCACTCGAGGCCCGGGGGAGACGCAGCTAGAGACCGACCGTCGGCTGGTCAAGCGGCGCATCGCCACACTGCGCCGCAAGCTAGCGGAAATCGAACAACAACGGCGCACCCAACGCAAGGGCCGATCCGAAGAGATTCGGATCTCGCTAGTAGGCTACACAAACGCGGGTAAGTCCACCCTCATGAACCTGCTCTCCGGCGCCCGCGTGTTGACGGAGGATCGGCTTTTCGCCACATTGGACACCACGGTGCGTCAGGTGTACTTGGCCCCTAATCGGCGCATCCTGCTCTCCGACACCGTTGGGTTTATCCGTAAACTGCCAGCCCATCTTGTGGCCTCCTTTAAGAGCACGTTGGACGAAGTCCGCGAGGCGGACATGCTGCTTCATGTGGCCGACGCTAGCCACCCGCAACTCGAAGAGCAGATTCGCGTCGTGGAAAAAACGCTCCAAGAGATCGGAGCCGCCGGTAAGCCTGTGGTGCTCGTGCTCAACAAGATCGACCGTATCGAGGATCGCAGCCGGGTGCTGGCCTTGCGCCGCGAGTTTCCAGACGCTGTCCTGCTTTCAGCCCTGCGGGGGATCGGCCTGATGGAGCTCCGCGGCCGGCTTCTAGGGCTGGTGGAATCCGGTTATGAGGAGCGGGAGGTGCGCATACCGGCCTCCGAGGCCCGCACGCTGGCGTACTTGCACAGAACAGCCGAGATATTAGAACAAAACGTAGAGGGACCCGATTGGATTCGGCTGCGGCTGCGCGTAGATCCCAAGCGAGCGGGCGCGCTTGAGCGCGCGCTGCGCTCCTGGAACGGTCGTGAGCCTATTTCTGTTGATTTTCTGCAGGCATAA
- a CDS encoding class I SAM-dependent rRNA methyltransferase, which produces MALARIRLKKGAEWRLLRGHYWVFSNEVESCEGPPPQAGAVVEVRRADGLYLGWGLYNPHSLITVRLLGRGKPEPIDKNFFLKRLETAWSLRRALLEPRTNAYRVCFGESDGLPGLIVDRFADVLAVQTLSIGMAQREAALLDALEELFCPQAIVLRNDSPLRRHEGLSEHRAVARGRLPQSIEIEEHGLRYELDVLHGQKTGFFLDQRDHRLAVRPFARGRKVLDVFCNEGGFTLNALAGGADSVWAVDISASALERLHRNLARNGFAASSVELMRAEALDFLAGPMPEYGPFGLIILDPPSFTRSRKTLGSARRAYRHLNMRALQWLEPGGFLATASCSHHLYEETFLEILQESAIAVGRTLRVLYRGYQPADHPVLLAMPETRYLKFYILQAS; this is translated from the coding sequence ATGGCGCTAGCCCGTATCCGCCTCAAAAAGGGCGCCGAGTGGCGTCTGCTGCGAGGTCACTATTGGGTCTTTTCGAACGAGGTCGAATCCTGCGAGGGCCCACCGCCTCAGGCGGGCGCCGTAGTCGAGGTTCGGCGCGCCGACGGGCTTTACTTAGGTTGGGGCCTGTATAATCCGCACTCTCTTATCACGGTTCGCCTGCTTGGTCGGGGTAAACCAGAGCCAATCGATAAAAATTTCTTTCTCAAGCGACTTGAGACGGCCTGGAGCCTGCGACGTGCGCTGTTGGAGCCCCGCACAAACGCTTACCGGGTTTGTTTCGGGGAGAGCGACGGGCTACCCGGCCTGATCGTGGACCGTTTCGCCGATGTGCTGGCCGTGCAGACGCTCTCTATCGGCATGGCCCAGCGCGAGGCGGCTCTTTTGGACGCGCTGGAGGAACTGTTCTGCCCCCAGGCCATCGTATTGCGCAACGATTCCCCCCTGCGTCGCCATGAGGGGCTTTCGGAGCATCGCGCGGTGGCACGGGGTCGTCTGCCCCAGTCGATAGAGATCGAGGAGCACGGCTTGCGCTATGAGCTCGACGTGCTCCATGGACAGAAAACGGGCTTTTTTCTGGACCAACGCGACCATCGCCTGGCGGTCCGCCCCTTCGCCCGGGGCCGCAAGGTGCTCGACGTGTTCTGTAACGAGGGGGGCTTTACGCTCAACGCCCTGGCGGGAGGGGCAGACTCGGTATGGGCCGTGGACATATCCGCGTCGGCTCTGGAGCGCCTTCATCGGAACCTAGCCCGCAACGGCTTTGCCGCCTCCTCCGTGGAGCTTATGCGGGCCGAGGCGCTGGATTTTCTGGCCGGCCCCATGCCCGAGTACGGCCCCTTTGGGCTGATCATCCTTGATCCTCCAAGCTTTACGCGCAGCCGCAAAACCCTCGGGTCCGCCCGACGCGCTTATCGGCACTTGAACATGCGCGCCCTGCAGTGGTTGGAGCCCGGTGGCTTTCTGGCTACCGCCTCCTGTTCGCATCACCTTTACGAGGAGACGTTTCTGGAGATCCTACAGGAAAGCGCCATCGCGGTGGGCCGCACACTGCGCGTGCTGTATCGGGGTTATCAACCCGCGGATCACCCCGTGCTTTTGGCTATGCCGGAGACGCGTTACCTTAAGTTTTACATCCTACAGGCCTCATAG
- a CDS encoding BatA domain-containing protein yields the protein MSFLNPWMLLALAATAIPLLIHLLHLRRPKRIAFSSLRFLRALEASAIRRFRVQQWWLLLVRTLAVAALVLAFAQPVLRGPLAQWAGASERVSVALVVDNSLSMTLADERGTYWRQAQEAARALLQTLRGGDWIYVIPTAGSWPEKPEALTSPEAARQRLERLGPEAASHSLAEAIKAAAEALQESPSGAREIVILSDFQRTAFGSDTLPRLPGSGLLRALTIGPRPPHNVGIVSAELPSVLLAAGQPARIRAVVANYSRAPVEGALLSVHIEGQRLGQSTFSLPPEGRTEVEVLFTPPRAGWLSGVLALEEDPFPYDNQLLFSLHVPDRFRVLLVKGPGADAGWLELALSPEVLGSGQIVWSSASPDGLEDMDLSGFEAIWLVGLEALSPTAQERLVRFVERGGGMCLFPAERSAEPYGRLVAALGGGSWGPMRRFERPVGLGAIELDHPLLNGLFLRTAEQATRPESPEVFRLLPYQVGPSGRDQVIMSLATGEAFLSELRSSGGPVLLFGLSPDPAWSDWPFRGLFAPLLYRALLYTATPDWNRPMAFWVGQSAWIRLPGPLAGPVRLIGPDGIPQPLEPTFLAHQIGISYTAQEAGLYEIRSEETFLRYAAFNLSPLEGDVRRIPLGELERRLRAFGWTVQLHPLEQPPTPERVRAWRYGAEAWAYFLLVAILLLVVEGWLSRRPLIATDAVPASHAA from the coding sequence ATGTCGTTTCTCAACCCCTGGATGCTCTTGGCTTTGGCGGCAACGGCGATCCCACTGCTGATCCACTTATTGCACCTGCGACGCCCCAAGCGCATAGCTTTTAGCTCACTGCGGTTTCTTCGGGCCCTAGAGGCCTCGGCCATCCGTCGGTTTCGTGTGCAGCAATGGTGGCTGCTTCTGGTGCGCACGCTGGCCGTCGCTGCGCTGGTTTTGGCCTTCGCACAGCCGGTTCTCCGGGGGCCGCTAGCTCAGTGGGCTGGGGCTTCCGAGCGCGTCTCGGTGGCCCTTGTGGTGGACAACTCCCTGAGCATGACGCTTGCCGATGAGCGCGGCACCTACTGGCGACAAGCCCAAGAGGCGGCTCGGGCCTTGCTGCAGACCCTTCGGGGCGGAGACTGGATCTACGTGATCCCCACCGCGGGGTCTTGGCCGGAGAAGCCGGAAGCGCTTACCTCCCCCGAAGCGGCCCGCCAAAGGCTTGAAAGGCTTGGCCCTGAGGCTGCATCGCATTCGCTTGCGGAGGCCATCAAGGCTGCGGCCGAAGCTCTGCAGGAAAGCCCTTCGGGTGCGCGCGAGATCGTGATCCTGTCCGATTTTCAGCGCACCGCATTCGGCTCCGACACCCTGCCCCGCTTGCCCGGATCGGGCCTACTGCGAGCCCTAACTATCGGCCCCCGACCGCCGCACAACGTGGGGATCGTTTCAGCGGAACTTCCCAGCGTCCTCCTAGCAGCTGGACAACCGGCGCGGATACGGGCTGTAGTGGCCAACTACAGTCGAGCTCCGGTAGAGGGGGCGCTTCTTTCGGTGCACATCGAAGGACAGCGACTCGGGCAGAGCACCTTCTCGCTTCCCCCCGAGGGCCGCACAGAGGTTGAGGTGCTCTTCACGCCACCCCGAGCCGGATGGCTTTCGGGTGTGCTCGCGCTCGAGGAGGACCCCTTCCCTTATGACAATCAGCTGCTTTTCAGCCTGCATGTTCCGGACCGCTTCCGGGTGCTGCTGGTAAAGGGTCCGGGGGCGGACGCGGGATGGCTAGAGCTCGCCTTGAGCCCGGAGGTGCTGGGATCGGGCCAGATCGTCTGGAGCTCCGCTAGCCCGGATGGGTTAGAGGACATGGACCTGTCCGGCTTTGAGGCGATATGGCTTGTAGGGCTGGAGGCCCTCAGCCCGACCGCGCAGGAACGGCTGGTGCGTTTCGTGGAGCGGGGAGGCGGCATGTGCTTGTTTCCGGCTGAACGATCGGCCGAGCCGTATGGCCGGCTCGTGGCCGCGCTGGGTGGGGGATCCTGGGGACCGATGCGGCGCTTCGAACGCCCCGTGGGCTTAGGGGCGATTGAGCTGGATCATCCGCTCTTAAACGGTCTTTTTTTGCGCACCGCCGAACAAGCAACGCGGCCCGAATCCCCGGAGGTCTTTCGGCTGCTTCCGTACCAGGTGGGCCCCTCAGGGCGCGATCAGGTGATTATGAGCTTAGCCACGGGCGAGGCCTTCTTAAGCGAACTGCGCTCCTCGGGCGGCCCTGTACTGCTTTTCGGGCTAAGCCCCGATCCGGCTTGGTCGGATTGGCCGTTCCGAGGGCTTTTCGCCCCGTTGTTGTATCGGGCTCTGCTCTATACGGCCACACCAGACTGGAACCGCCCCATGGCCTTTTGGGTGGGGCAGAGCGCTTGGATACGGCTACCTGGCCCGCTTGCCGGTCCGGTGCGCTTGATCGGACCTGATGGGATTCCGCAACCGCTAGAGCCGACCTTTTTAGCCCATCAGATCGGGATCTCGTATACGGCCCAAGAGGCGGGCCTATACGAGATACGCAGCGAAGAAACGTTCCTGCGCTATGCGGCGTTTAATCTCTCGCCTCTGGAGGGCGATGTGCGCCGCATACCGCTGGGGGAGTTGGAACGGCGTTTGCGAGCATTCGGCTGGACCGTGCAGCTGCATCCCCTAGAGCAGCCCCCCACGCCGGAACGCGTTCGGGCGTGGCGATACGGGGCGGAAGCATGGGCTTATTTTCTGCTTGTGGCGATCCTGCTGCTGGTTGTGGAAGGGTGGCTAAGTCGCCGACCCCTGATCGCTACAGACGCCGTCCCAGCAAGCCACGCAGCTTGA
- a CDS encoding UvrD-helicase domain-containing protein, whose translation MHRLWLSRASERLLFLDELNDAQRQAVEHTEGPVLIIAGPGSGKTRVITYRIAYLLATGRAYPEQILALTFTNKAAREMQERIEALIGPEARALWVGTFHALFARLLRLEIEHLGIWTRQFTIYDTEDQERLLLGLLREAGWDPKLLSPRALRHRISFWKNQLIDPEEALRRAENIFEERAAELYAIYRERLQRANALDFDDLLLVPLWLFDRFPGVLARYQERFRYILIDEYQDTNRAQYFVARLLASGHRNLCAVGDDAQAIYAFRGADIRNMLSFQRDYPEAAIFRLEQNYRSTKAILRAADAVIRYNRNQFPKRLWTANPDGEPVMLVRCESEREEGQKIAQSLSLLRREGYRYRDMAVLYRTNAQSRAIEDGLRTFAIPYQLVGGLSFYKRREIKDVLAYLRLLINPHDEEALLRALSVPPRGIGERTIERLRQMAAERHESLWQAIERAHASGLSGRAVGVLDAFRTLLDRYRELAFKRPPAEWVRDYIAATGLLEALLAERTPEAEARWENVQELLNAIAEYQSLHPEAMLEAFLQEVSLLTDADTYEPHADRVVLMTVHAAKGLEFPVVWIAGLEEGLFPILASDTDLEEERRLFYVGLTRAKERLFLSYSRSRYRFGTLQYMKRSRFLEEIDPEVLVDEQGHPLASTLSRPPLVPRAGDREAMLQEEPLDWRALRPGMRVEHPQFGEGRVLEVQGSGPQARVVVDFEAYGQKKLVVQYARLRRA comes from the coding sequence ATGCATCGGCTCTGGCTATCCCGTGCCTCAGAGAGGCTGCTTTTCCTGGATGAACTCAACGACGCGCAGCGCCAAGCTGTCGAACATACCGAGGGGCCCGTGCTCATCATCGCGGGGCCGGGGTCGGGTAAAACGCGCGTGATTACATACCGGATCGCTTACCTGCTGGCTACGGGCCGAGCCTATCCGGAACAAATCCTGGCCTTGACTTTCACCAACAAGGCTGCTCGGGAGATGCAAGAGCGCATTGAGGCTTTGATCGGGCCCGAGGCGCGTGCGTTGTGGGTGGGCACCTTTCACGCCCTCTTTGCCCGCCTGCTGCGCCTGGAAATCGAGCACCTGGGCATCTGGACCCGCCAGTTTACGATCTACGACACCGAGGACCAAGAGCGCCTCCTACTGGGTCTGCTCCGGGAGGCGGGTTGGGATCCTAAGCTGCTTTCCCCCCGCGCGCTGCGGCATCGGATCAGCTTCTGGAAAAACCAGCTTATAGACCCAGAGGAGGCCCTTCGGCGAGCGGAAAACATCTTTGAAGAACGCGCAGCCGAATTGTACGCGATTTACCGGGAGCGGCTACAGCGCGCCAACGCGTTGGATTTCGACGATTTGTTGCTGGTGCCGCTATGGCTCTTTGATCGGTTTCCGGGGGTTTTGGCGCGGTATCAGGAACGGTTTCGGTACATCCTGATCGATGAATATCAAGACACCAATCGAGCCCAATACTTCGTCGCGCGCCTACTCGCCTCCGGACACCGCAACCTGTGCGCAGTAGGCGATGACGCGCAGGCAATCTATGCCTTCCGAGGGGCGGATATACGCAACATGCTGAGCTTTCAACGGGACTACCCAGAGGCGGCGATATTTCGGCTAGAACAAAACTACCGTTCCACGAAGGCCATCCTGCGCGCGGCGGACGCCGTGATCCGCTACAACCGGAATCAATTCCCCAAACGGCTCTGGACGGCTAATCCGGATGGGGAACCGGTCATGCTAGTACGTTGCGAATCCGAGCGCGAGGAGGGTCAGAAGATCGCCCAAAGCCTTAGCCTCTTGCGCCGGGAGGGTTATCGATATCGGGATATGGCCGTTTTGTATCGCACCAACGCCCAATCGCGCGCTATCGAAGACGGCCTGCGCACGTTCGCCATTCCGTACCAACTCGTAGGAGGGCTTTCCTTTTACAAGCGGCGGGAGATCAAGGACGTCCTGGCCTACCTTAGATTGCTTATCAACCCGCATGATGAAGAGGCCCTGTTGCGCGCCCTAAGCGTACCGCCGCGGGGCATCGGCGAGCGCACCATAGAGCGCTTGCGTCAGATGGCGGCCGAGCGCCATGAGTCGCTTTGGCAGGCTATCGAGCGAGCGCACGCATCGGGGCTTTCAGGCCGCGCCGTTGGCGTGCTGGATGCGTTTCGAACGCTTCTTGACCGCTATCGCGAGCTCGCCTTCAAAAGACCGCCCGCGGAATGGGTGCGGGATTACATCGCGGCCACGGGGCTTTTGGAGGCGCTGCTAGCCGAGCGCACCCCGGAGGCCGAGGCCCGTTGGGAGAACGTACAGGAACTGCTGAACGCCATTGCGGAGTACCAGAGTCTGCATCCAGAGGCCATGCTGGAAGCGTTCCTGCAGGAGGTTTCGTTGCTTACAGACGCCGACACCTACGAACCGCACGCCGACCGGGTGGTGCTCATGACCGTGCACGCGGCCAAGGGTCTTGAGTTTCCCGTGGTCTGGATTGCGGGACTAGAGGAGGGGCTTTTCCCGATTTTAGCCTCGGATACCGATCTGGAGGAGGAGCGTCGGCTTTTCTACGTGGGCCTTACCAGAGCCAAGGAACGGCTCTTTTTGTCCTACAGCCGGAGTCGATATCGGTTCGGGACGCTGCAGTACATGAAGCGCTCTCGGTTTCTGGAGGAGATCGATCCGGAAGTGTTAGTGGATGAGCAGGGACACCCGTTGGCCAGCACCCTGAGCCGCCCCCCCCTTGTGCCGCGTGCAGGGGATCGGGAGGCCATGTTGCAGGAGGAGCCCCTGGACTGGCGCGCGCTGCGTCCCGGCATGCGCGTAGAACATCCGCAGTTTGGAGAGGGTCGGGTGCTTGAGGTGCAAGGATCCGGTCCACAGGCGCGCGTGGTGGTGGATTTTGAGGCCTATGGACAAAAGAAGCTCGTCGTGCAGTACGCGCGGCTGCGGCGGGCTTGA